A window of Clostridium botulinum BKT015925 contains these coding sequences:
- a CDS encoding DUF1292 domain-containing protein has product MDKEKLEGCGCGEHHHDHDNEECGCGCGCHEHESLIVELEDEHGNVVPCEVIDGFEYKENEYALVQNPEDNSVYLFKVIGEGEDGELVVPEDEEFNEVTAYYETLLENEE; this is encoded by the coding sequence ATGGATAAGGAAAAATTAGAAGGCTGTGGATGCGGCGAACATCATCACGATCATGATAATGAAGAATGCGGTTGTGGATGCGGATGTCATGAACACGAAAGTCTTATAGTAGAATTAGAAGATGAACATGGTAATGTAGTTCCTTGCGAAGTAATAGATGGATTTGAATATAAAGAAAATGAATATGCTCTTGTACAAAATCCAGAGGATAATTCAGTTTATCTATTTAAAGTTATAGGCGAAGGCGAAGATGGAGAGTTAGTTGTTCCTGAAGATGAAGAATTCAACGAAGTTACAGCTTACTACGAAACTTTATTAGAAAACGAAGAATAA